The segment CGCTATCGCTCTCTTGAAAATGATACATTTACAGGCAAAGTTGTAGCGGCACTCCGCAATGAGTTCGGCGGTCATGCTGTTGAAAAGAAATAAAGTGTAAGGAAATTACCCTTAAGCGCATGCTTGAGGGTTTTTTCTTTTATAGAGACTTGGTAAAGCAGGTTTTAAGTATATCTCTGTAAATGGGTTTATAATAATAAAAGCAAATAAAGTAGGATTGGGGGAAAAGGGAAGATTGAAATTAAGTGTATTGGATCAATCCGTCATTAGCAGTGGTGCGACAGCTTATACTGCTTTAAAAAATACAGCCGCATTGGCACAAATAACAGAACAATTAGGGTATGAAAGATTTTGGGTTGCAGAACATCATAATGCAAACGGAATTGCAGGAACGTCTCCAGAGGTGCTGATATCACATATCGCAGCAAAGACGAAGCATATTAAAGTTGGCTCCGGCGGGGTGCTTTTACCACAATACAGTCCTTATAAAGTAGCGGAAAATTTTAAAGTGCTAGAAGCTTTATATCCTAATCGTATTGATTTAGGGATTGGCAGGTCTCCTGGAGGATCACCTGAAACAAGGCTTGCCTTGACAGACGGTATTCGGAAAAGCTTAAACGAATTCCCTCGGCAGGTACAGGATTTACAGAAATATATCATCGGTAATGACAAAGGGAAAAATGCTGTAACAGCATATCCTGTCCATGAAAGCTTGCCTGAAATGTGGATGCTTGGCGTATCACATAGAGGCGCGAGACTTGCCGCAGAGCTAGGCATTGCGTTCACTTTTGGCCATTTTATTGCACCGCTAAATGGGAAAAGGGCGATGGAATATTATTATAAGCATTTTCAGCCCTCTGTTTTTGCGAATAAGCCGAAAGCTAATATCTGCATCTTTGTAATATGTGCGGAAACAACCGAAAAGGCTGAGTTTTTGGCTACAAGCCTTGATTTATGGCTGTTAGCCCTCGGAAAAGGAGAAGCAAATGCAGAAATTTTAAGCCCTGATCAAGCCAGCCGCAAAGTACTGACACAAGAAGATAAAAAAGCTATTAAAGAAAATAGACGGAGAATGGTTATTGGCACAAAGGAGCTAATCAGGGAAGAGCTTCTTCGCCTTAGCAAGCTTTATGGCACAGATGAATTTATGGTTTTAACGAATGTTTATGATTTTGAAGATAAGGTAAAATCATATCAACTATTGGCGGAAATAGATTTTTAATGAAGAAAGAAAAACCTGAAAGAAAATATTTTTCAGGTTTTTCTTTTATTGGAGATAAAAAAGTTGACATTATTTTCAAGCATGTTATATAATAATCTCGAATTAAAGATATGTCGATTTGAGATACTTAGTAGCCTGTTAAATAATTATTGTCGTTAATCCTATTTTAGATAACGAAAAAACACTTGTAGGGAATAAAAAATGAGTACTTTTTTTGAAGCAATTAAAAACCGCCGTTCACACTATGCAATCAACAAAGAACAAGTAGTATCTGATGAAAAAATTCAAGAAATTATCAACGAGGCAGTGCTTCACACTCCATCTTCATTCAATTCTCAAAGTACGAGAGTTGTTGTCCTTCTAAATGACAAGCATGACAAAGTATGGGATATTACAGCAGCAGAATTGAAAAAGATTGTTCCAGCAGAGAACTTTGCATCAACAGAAGAAAAGCTTAACAGCTTTAAAGCTGGATATGGAACAGTATTATTCTTTGAAGACCAAGAGGTTGTAGAAGGATTGCAAAAAGCATTTGAATTGTATGCAGATAACTTCCCAGTTTGGGCAAACCAAACAAATGCTATGCACCAATTAGTAATTTGGACTGCTCTTGAAGAAGTAGGCTTCGGTGCATCATTACAGCATTACAATCCATTAATTGACGAAGCAGTTGCAGTTGAATGGGACATTCCATCAACATGGAAGCTAATTGCTCAAATGCCATTCGGTAAACCTACAGCACAACCAGGAGAAAAAGAATTTAAACCATTAGAAGATCGTGTGAGATTCTACAAATAATAAAAGAAGAAGTGGCTGGGACATAAGTATGTGAACCAGCGTAAAGACCGAACTACTTAATCAACGATCAACCATTGATTAAATAGTTCGGTTTTTTGTTTTGTCC is part of the Niallia taxi genome and harbors:
- a CDS encoding LLM class flavin-dependent oxidoreductase, encoding MKLSVLDQSVISSGATAYTALKNTAALAQITEQLGYERFWVAEHHNANGIAGTSPEVLISHIAAKTKHIKVGSGGVLLPQYSPYKVAENFKVLEALYPNRIDLGIGRSPGGSPETRLALTDGIRKSLNEFPRQVQDLQKYIIGNDKGKNAVTAYPVHESLPEMWMLGVSHRGARLAAELGIAFTFGHFIAPLNGKRAMEYYYKHFQPSVFANKPKANICIFVICAETTEKAEFLATSLDLWLLALGKGEANAEILSPDQASRKVLTQEDKKAIKENRRRMVIGTKELIREELLRLSKLYGTDEFMVLTNVYDFEDKVKSYQLLAEIDF
- a CDS encoding nitroreductase family protein; its protein translation is MSTFFEAIKNRRSHYAINKEQVVSDEKIQEIINEAVLHTPSSFNSQSTRVVVLLNDKHDKVWDITAAELKKIVPAENFASTEEKLNSFKAGYGTVLFFEDQEVVEGLQKAFELYADNFPVWANQTNAMHQLVIWTALEEVGFGASLQHYNPLIDEAVAVEWDIPSTWKLIAQMPFGKPTAQPGEKEFKPLEDRVRFYK